A window of Papaver somniferum cultivar HN1 unplaced genomic scaffold, ASM357369v1 unplaced-scaffold_104, whole genome shotgun sequence contains these coding sequences:
- the LOC113327566 gene encoding uncharacterized protein LOC113327566 — protein sequence MLGKKTALKKHKVSTVSFRRHSMEMNSTINLHTDCFSFLGALQIEDPRSLEGALEESVKSIIIPGFLRFRSTQSSYFRMPTCTVMEPRPQVRDFQNGEVKFKVLEPGVPKSPSCQLAGEALRTNSCTCIKGILENGR from the exons ATGCTGGGAAAGAAAACGGCGCTGAAAAAACATAAAGTCTCTACCGTTTCATTTCGTCGTCATTCAATGGAAATGAACTCGACCATAAATTTGCACACCgactgtttttcttttcttggtgCACTTCAAATTGAGGATCCACGATCTCTTGAGGGTGCGCTTGAAGAATCTGTCAAATCCATTATAATCCCAG GCTTTCTGCGTTTTCGCAGCACGCAATCAAGTTATTTCAG AATGCCTACGTGCACCGTAATGGAACCACGACCGCAAGTACGAGA CTTCCAAAATGGGGAAGTAAAATTCAAAGTCTTGGAACCTGGCGTTCCCAAGAGTCCCTCATGTCAACTAGCCGGCGAAGCTCTCCGAACAAATTCATGTACTTGCATTAAAG GCATCTTGGAAAACGGCAGATAA